In the genome of Pempheris klunzingeri isolate RE-2024b chromosome 20, fPemKlu1.hap1, whole genome shotgun sequence, the window gggaaaaaatacatgtttgtaGGCCAGCAGACGAACAGTCGTCAGTTGCAATAACTGACAAATATGGCAGCTGCAGAAACTTCCAGGTGATAGTTATTTGATTGCTGCATAAagcaaagataagttaaatcCTCAAATCGTTTTAATCGTAAAATTGGAAAAGCAAATTGGACTGGGGCATTGGCGCTCCTTCTGGCCTCAGAGTCCCCCAGCGAAGTTGTAGTTTTTCATGGTTAATTCCACTCAGGAATCCGTTTTTTCCACCACCCACAGACTGTCAGCAGGGTCTGTTATTAGAGAAAACGTATGTTAAACAGCCCCTGAAGAAGAGCTCACCTCGCACCATGTGCCAATTGATTGGCCCGTGGAGGACATTCCTCACACAGGGTGAAATCTAACCTTGAATTGTCTGTCAGTGAAGCACTGGCTGATCCAGAACCTGCGGATTTGTGTGGATTTGTATTTCAGATGGCGGAGCTGTGTCTGTACAGTTATTTCAGGTTTGTAACACTAAGATATGATaatcagtgtatgtgtgtgacctTCATATGTCACCCTACACCATGGTGACAGCTCTGACTTCAAAGCATATGTGAGTGTATATAAAGATCCACAGACAATAAACACCCGCAGGTCCCACTTCTTGTTTACAACTACTGCGTTGAAGGCCAGTAGACTCTGATCGGCCTGATTATCCTTCAGCTGAGCCAGACTGTTTATTGTCCTACATACCTTATTCAAGGAGAGGTATTACTCCTTGTCTCCATGCGTGATGTATGGCTAGGAGCTGTGCTGCCAGAAAGTACAAATGGCAGCACAACGTGGAATTTAAAGGTTTAACATCTCTGTAGCACTGCACGGGAGACGTATTGGAGGATGAGGTAGAAAGCACGTGGTTTCCTCAAGATTAACCCTgcttaaaaagagaaaagggaaaaaacaaatcacagagaaaatatttgCACATGGTAAAGAAGACAAAACTAGGATTTGTCCAAATAACCAGCCAAGCAGAGAAGCCAGTGGTTCTGGGTGAAAAGAAAACCAGATGTCTTCAGTCCACTGATGTTTTTTGGGAAAAATCTGATGAAGTGAAGGCTATATGTAATATAATCAGTAACCAGACAATACGCAGTAGGTCTGACAGGCACTAAGAGGGCATTAGACAGTTTAACTTAAGGATTGGGAAAGAATTTATGGACCAAACTTGGTTAAATAGTTTTACAAATATCAGTGCTGGACATTTGATGAAGTATATTAAATAACATGACACTAAATTGCAGTGATTAGTTTTATTctatatgtttttatgtgtgtgtatatgtatcaGTGTATAAAAAGTCCATATGTCATACGCATTGTCCTGTAAGTACATCAGCCCTAGAAGTTATAACCTACTTCTTCTTTGTAACATTCTCATTGAATATCTTCCACAGGTTGAACCAGAGACTTTGGCTGTAATAAAGTGGATGCAAAACTACAACTTCGTCCTGTCAGCCAACCTCCACGGAGGCGCTGTGGTCGCCAATTACCCCTTCGACAAGTCGAGAGACCCCCGCATTCGGGGGAGGACCTCGTATGCAGCCACTCCGGATGACAAAATCTTCAGAAAGGTGTGCTGAGGATTAAAAATTCTTTCCAGATGTTGCAcacatctcatctcatcagtgtctgttgtctgtgtgtacgtgtatgcatgtgtgtatgtatatgtgcgTGAAAACATGTGGATGATTGGGCAcatgtgcatttatgtgtgaTGACAGTTGGCGAGGACCTACTCGTACGCTCACAGCTGGATGCACAAAGGTTGGAACTGTGGGGACTTCTTTGATGAAGGGATCACCAATGGGGCCAGCTGGTACTCTCTGTCCAAAGGTGAGCAACAGCTCTGCTCCTGAGTGCCGTGAAAACCGACATTTAAAAGCACAAACTCTAGAATTATGAAAACCACATCATCGTTTAAGATTTTCTTTCAGTGTTGCCCCCAAAGCTACAAAATTCCTTGTGTCTCGCCTGTGAGGTTTGGAAATTCATCTATAAACTTTAAACTTTCTGTTTCAAACAGAAAACTGGGAGGACATTTGGGGATTTGCAGGCATTGCTGAGTGGTATCACCAACTATCTTTGAATTATTACTGTGAAGGGCTGAAACTGAGTTTCATAATTCAGTTGTACAGTAGTTGATACATGTTTATGAGACTGGTTATTGTAGCCTCAGATTTAACATacatatgagagtggtatcaatctccTCATTTCTTGGTgactatttctttaaaagatTCTATACACATGGGTCTAAAATGCTCTTGTGTACTTCCAAATTGATTACAGTACGCAGCAGCACACAATATGTACAGTGACTTGTTGAAAGAAAGGCAAGTGTCTGGCACTGTGCACTGCCATACACTGCACCATAATGCACATTACTGACTCACCATCCTTACGTACAAAACAGATTGTTCCCTGTTTACATGATAAATTCCAGTGGACTGGAGGGCGTCCATTATCATTCCCCTTCCAAAGAAAGACAAGGCCACCTGCATGAATGATGGCAGGCACTggcacagacacagcaggaaTGACATGCCTTGAGTGGCTTGCAAGGGAAGCTTTCCCAGTGTCGTTATGAACTCTCTGCTCCCCTCTTGCCTTTAACCTCTTCACCCCCTGTACACCAACAGCTGCACTCCCACTGACCCCTCAGTTTAGCAGCACAACAACCTAAGGGACCGTAGAAAACTTATTAGTgtagtattattttatttctgccCTCCTTTGAAGTGCCTGGTTCATGTTGTCCCTGACAGTGGTAATGACTTCAATTAATGGCTGCTAGTTCAAACCAGAGACTGTCAAACGTCAAAACATCTGAACTGCCTGCTCGTGGCAGTTAACAGAGGGGACAGGGgccaaataaaaaataaaaaaaatttaaaaatcactacacataaaatacatttttcccaaATATAATTAGCCATTTTAGGTACTTTTTATCACACTGATGCTTGTTtaagtgttcatttttctgataaGTTTGGTTTCTGTCAGTTATTTCATGCTATAAAATATATGTGTCACATGACAGCTAATCCCAACCCATGATTGGGTCGAATCTTCTCCAGCCCTGATCTCCACTGAACAGACTCTGGCCCCATTTTATTTATGTACGGTTTTTAGGGCTGACAGAGAAACGCTTTTATGTGCCAATGTCTTATGATTAAATGATGTGCAAATGCAACACTATTCTCTGTGTTTAGATTGAATGCACAATGAAGCAGGGGAAGTGAAGTGAACTATAAGGCTTTACTACCCTCCCGACCCCAATAACTTTCATACAATCCCTTAGCACTCTGCATATGGGACAGAAACTTGACTTAGATTTAAATCCACAACACCATCTCCTCTGCTAATTCATCAATCTGCCACGGTGGTTCTTATCCTGCCAGCAACTGGATGAGCTTCAGCTTTAATAACTGCTGCAGCCGTCCTTGATCAAATTTCATCCATCCGTTCCTTCCTCTATGCTGTTTGACTGTAGGTAGCTGCTATTCAAGTGCAAAACACCAACCAAGTGAATAGTGCCATATTAGAGCAATTCCTCAAATTTAAACATACACTTGCGGTGTGTTTCCCGTATTTTTAGTCTACTGCCGTTTGTCTttgctgtaaaaatgtttttctctgcttttagtGCCATCTAACCATGTCAGATTTTTATTTACCATGAAAAGTACCCACGGTTTTTGATCCGTTATTGGGGTTTGGTTTAATATAGTATTATTTGCTGGCATTGGCCACCTACAGGCCATTAGGAGTTATACGAGCTTAGGCACTGGCAGGCGAGCTGAAGTCTTTAGTCTCCTTCATTTGCTTTATGAGTTGGGAAACTTGTGCTTGGTTTCAATGAACACTCACAGTAATGTTTTACTGTAGAGCACTTGGATGCTATAGCATACCAAGTTCTTTCAACTGTCTGGGCATGTATTCGATTTGAGCTCAGTAAATCGGTAACTACAACAATAACAGTACCCACTTCTTTGATCAGTAAATCCTGGTCTGGGCTGGCCTGGATTATTCTTTGGAATGTGAATCTGTGGAGTTTTTGGGTTGAGTCATGCAAGCTTTTGAATTTAATGAAAACGCCCACAGTCGCATTTAGTAGGAGCATgttatgtttattttaacagcTCCTCTTGCTCCAAGTGTTATGTCATGGTCTGTGAGGTGAGAGTTGAAGTGTTCCTCCCAATTCTGGCCTCATATGCATCGGGCTTCTATGAAAAGTAGTGCTGCATCACGAAAGTTGAAAAGCCAAACACTTAAAGAAGAAAGGCTTCCAGAGGCCTTTCACTTATTAGGTGTTAAATCTATTGTAAAGATGTTCGTAAAGGTTTGTCAAAACAGCTAAAAAGCAAGAATGACCCTGtgaaaaatgtagtaaaagCTTTGGACTCCAGATTCTCAGTGACCAAAGATGTATAGCTGTGTTTTTCACTTGGACTGACATGATAAATCAATTACAAATCTGAGCAGCCCTTTGCAGAGGCAAACCAAGGCTCCATGTAAATCACTGAGTAAACCACGCTGGGAACCACTGATATGAAAAATATGTCCAATTTAAAGATCCTCCCTAGAAACCTAAAGTAAGgaatctgtttctgtgtgttttaggcATGCAGGACTTCAACTACCTGTACAGCAACTGTTTTGAGATCACCTTGGAGCTGAGCTGCGATAAGTTTCCTCCAGCATCGGCACTGCCCAGAGAATGGCTGGGCAACCGGGAAGCACTGGTTTCATACCTTGAGCAGGTcagaacacatgaacacacactcagtatttGGCAAATTAATGTTATGTCATTCACAACTTGTTGCACAGaaacgcacagacacacagttacaTACAGTTACACACAAAAACTACCAGGAATCATGACTCAAATACTCTTCTTGTAAGTGGCTGGGATTCCCTGGATAAGATGACTTAAAATGAGCTGCGTGAAATTCAGCGTAATACAAGTGAACTGACTTTTACCTTCCGTCAAGCATGAAAAGAGGCTTTAGTTTGAGAACAAAATATCCTTTATGCCAGACCGTCAAAGCACTGAGATAAAATACAGTGATGCATGACCGCTAATAGTGTTTCTTGAGCCCCAAGGGAGGGCTCAGAAATGCATTACTGATCAAACAGAGCAAACCGAAAGGGCCTGCAGATACCGATCTGGTcttgttttactgtatgtgtgctgcaGAGGACAGAGCCGAGGAAGGTGGATAGGCTGAAAAGTTttgaaaatgtagtttatgaCCTGACGTGACGTGCAATCAGTGCTATGTTCTGCTGCAGCATTCAAATGCAAAGCTACACATGATCACACATACCTGACTTGACTTTATGAACACATATGTAACATGTATGTTTGTGGTGCGCGAATGGAATAAAGAGCTCACAGCGAGAAATTGGTCAAAGAAATTTAAGGATAACGTGAATAAAAgtaatgtgcatgtgtatctccttttttttcaggtgcatcatgggataAAAGGCATGGTGTATGATGAAAACAACAACCCCATCAGCAACGCTGACATCTCAGTGGCTGGCATCAACCACGATGTGACCGCTGGTGAGAAGGGGTCGAGGGGGGTTTCAGTTAATTGTTGTACGGATTTTTTATTCTTCAACAGCAGTGCTGGTTAAATATGTGAGTGTGGTgaagtttgtgtatttgtgtaccGTATTTAAATGATCTTAGTCACAGACAGAGAGTGGAGTGGATCAGGTCGCCCTCTAGTGGTCAATGGCAGACATGCACtttgaaaataatgcaaattGTACTGTTCAGTATACACACAGTATTTACATTCAGTCAAATTCTGTTCACTTCTGAGGTACTTGTAAATTACTTGGGCATTATAAGCTTATGCTACATTATGCTCCACTGTATTTAAATGGGAAACTTTTTATTGCAGTTTTTGATCTGACAGTTATAGTTGTGATGAGCACATTTAATCAGATTAActataatacaataaaataaaccacCCAATAGTATATAAAagctaaaatcaggtccatcttGGCTGACTACAACATTACACTACTGGCCATATGAGACCAAATAAAGCTGTGTACTGACTTTAGTAAAATTTTGAATTTAGCTTTCAGAGAAAAATTCTGCTATTTCTACTTTTCAAAGTTAAATCTCATTTTTCAGTagattttgctgataatacttaattttttctatatttttcattGAGTACGGTTTTGAATGGAGTATTCTCACAGAGTGGTATTGCTacttactactactaatactacttttacttaagtgaaagATCtcaatacttcttccaccactctGTAAATTCAAGTTTCAAATAGACAAGTTGAATGTTTCCACCTTTCATCTGTTCCCATGTGTGCGCTCCCCCAGGAGTGGATGGCGACTATTTCAGACTTCTGTTACCAGGCACCTACACTGTGACAGCATCTGCCCCAGGTCACTTGCCCTCCACCAGCACTGTCACAGTGGGACCAGCTGAGGCCATACAGGTGTGtgtctactgtatgtgtacacacaggCTAAACATGGATGTCCAAATATGCTTTTAGAGAACCTTAGATAAGACTTGTGGTtcatctttgtgtgtctgcctcGATCACTCATGCCttgctcttcttctccccctgACAGCTTCATTTTTACTTGAAACCGGCACCAAAACAAAACCTGAAAGTGAAGCCTCACAACGGGAAGAAGAACCTCTCATCTCACAAGGCCCCTTTAAAACTTGGCCCTAGATGAGATATGGACAATGATTTAGattacatataaacatatatatatatacacacacacacacacacacacacaaacatacacaggcACATTATGGAAATGATAATTGACcataatgtatgtatgtgattTTACCTTTGTAGTCCTATGATTATGTATTTCaaacctttgtgttttttgtctgtattaaggaaatgtattgtgtgtatttatgtaacAGTGTTGATTTGTATGAAGCTATCCTGTATTTGTAAAGGACTTTTTGGTTTTGATTACTATAATTTGATGGaaattgaaagtgaaaataaaataatgtttttgctgtCATTATTTACCATCTATGTATGTTGTGCTTCTGCTTTATTTTGCCTGTTTATTAATTGATCATTTAAAAGACCCAGACACAAGCACAAGCCAGAACGCACTGTTTCCTACAACTTCTGTTAAGTTCATATCACATATAACAATGAAACACTGCTGCACTCCAAGACACAGTATTGTGTAATGCAGATCCCTGCACTGCTATCTTTAGTCATGAGCTGGGGAGGCAGATGATGCAACAAGCTGAAGGAAAGACTGAAGTTCTGTGTTGTCACAAGACTGAGCCTCATCTCCCTGGAGGTGGCAGCAAAGGACAGCATGACGTCTGTTAGAGCAATGCACAACAACATAAATG includes:
- the cpn1 gene encoding carboxypeptidase N catalytic chain, producing the protein MQQGWTLPWLAALLLGLMGLLVRGSDFQHHRYEDMVRALFAVQSECPYITRIYSIGRSVEGRHLYVLEFSDNPGIHEALEPEFKYVGNMHGNEVLGRELLIKFSQFLCEEYRAGNQRIMRLIHDTRIHILPSMNPDGYEVAARQGPEFNGYLVGRGNSREIDLNRNFPDLNALVYYYEKTNGRNHHLPLPDNWEQQVEPETLAVIKWMQNYNFVLSANLHGGAVVANYPFDKSRDPRIRGRTSYAATPDDKIFRKLARTYSYAHSWMHKGWNCGDFFDEGITNGASWYSLSKGMQDFNYLYSNCFEITLELSCDKFPPASALPREWLGNREALVSYLEQVHHGIKGMVYDENNNPISNADISVAGINHDVTAGVDGDYFRLLLPGTYTVTASAPGHLPSTSTVTVGPAEAIQLHFYLKPAPKQNLKVKPHNGKKNLSSHKAPLKLGPR